A DNA window from Candidatus Methylacidiphilales bacterium contains the following coding sequences:
- a CDS encoding serine hydrolase domain-containing protein has translation MVFDPSPLRALFEDGRERGLHAGLQLHVKRGEDVLLDVAWGETGDGSPLTPQTRLLWMSSGKPFTAVGLARLVEGGQLSWDDPVVRFIPEFAVHGKEAVTLRHILTHTGGFRQADLTMETDWTRLVAAVAAVKPEPGWVPGEKAGYHSAGSWTILGEVIRRVTGRMPDDWLAEEVYAPFGLASASLGLRDLPGFPVSQMQLSENRVLKAHPIWSHEAHRRACWPGSTTFATARDLARFYQALLEGGRGVLSPETVKEMTGPQREGLYDHTFKFPLRTGLGFILDSKTDVVSWHSYGYGRYASHDTFGHGGNQSSVAFADPGSGLVVAAAYNAMPGELPHQGRMRALLEAVYQEAGLG, from the coding sequence ATGGTTTTCGATCCCTCCCCCCTGCGCGCGCTCTTTGAGGACGGCCGCGAGCGCGGCCTCCATGCCGGTCTCCAGCTCCATGTCAAACGGGGCGAGGACGTCCTCCTGGATGTCGCCTGGGGCGAGACCGGGGATGGATCGCCCCTCACTCCCCAAACGCGCCTGTTGTGGATGTCCTCGGGCAAACCCTTCACCGCCGTCGGCCTGGCCCGGTTGGTCGAAGGCGGGCAACTCTCTTGGGACGACCCCGTGGTGCGCTTCATCCCAGAATTTGCCGTCCACGGGAAAGAGGCCGTCACCCTGCGCCACATCCTGACCCACACCGGCGGCTTCCGCCAGGCCGACCTGACCATGGAAACCGACTGGACCCGGCTGGTGGCAGCCGTGGCCGCGGTCAAGCCCGAGCCCGGTTGGGTGCCGGGCGAAAAAGCCGGCTACCATTCGGCCGGCAGTTGGACCATCCTGGGCGAAGTGATCCGCCGTGTCACCGGGCGCATGCCTGACGATTGGTTGGCGGAAGAAGTCTACGCCCCGTTCGGTTTGGCATCGGCCAGTCTGGGCCTGCGCGATCTCCCCGGTTTCCCGGTTTCCCAGATGCAGTTGTCCGAGAACCGCGTGCTCAAGGCCCATCCCATCTGGAGCCACGAGGCCCACCGCCGGGCCTGCTGGCCCGGCAGCACCACCTTCGCCACCGCCCGCGACCTGGCCCGGTTTTACCAAGCCCTGCTCGAAGGCGGGCGTGGGGTGCTGTCGCCGGAGACGGTCAAAGAAATGACCGGCCCGCAGCGCGAGGGCCTTTACGACCACACCTTCAAGTTCCCCCTGCGCACCGGCCTGGGGTTCATCCTCGATTCCAAGACCGACGTCGTCTCCTGGCACAGCTACGGGTATGGGCGCTACGCGTCGCATGACACCTTCGGCCACGGGGGGAACCAATCGTCGGTGGCCTTTGCCGATCCCGGGTCGGGCCTGGTGGTGGCGGCCGCCTACAACGCCATGCCGGGCGAACTCCCCCACCAGGGCCGTATGCGGGCCTTGCTCGAGGCGGTCTATCAAGAAGCGGGATTGGGCTGA
- a CDS encoding SDR family NAD(P)-dependent oxidoreductase: protein MLPAVIQPNPPPARRALVTGASSGIGADCARALAAAGWEVWTTYRTGEAAAAAPHGRGLVLDLDEPDSATRMVADFHARSPSEPGLDALVHAAGYVQPGLLAWLEPADLRRQLEVNTVGAHATTRALLPALRARRGRGVWISSVSGRVSLPGIGAYAASKFALEALADAWRIELAGDGIPLTLIEPGPVATPIWDKADRAMEPFRQQAGPGLLAAMRGRIEDGKREAIPVAEVTRAVLRVLDQKRPPARVMLSREAWAVRLLRSLPDRVRDALVLRQFQSLVKAGNNPST, encoded by the coding sequence ATGCTGCCCGCTGTGATCCAGCCGAATCCCCCGCCCGCCCGCCGCGCCCTCGTCACCGGGGCTTCCAGCGGCATCGGCGCCGACTGCGCCCGCGCCCTGGCCGCCGCCGGTTGGGAGGTCTGGACCACCTACCGCACGGGCGAAGCCGCCGCGGCCGCCCCCCACGGACGGGGATTGGTCCTTGATCTCGACGAACCCGATTCAGCGACACGAATGGTGGCGGATTTTCACGCCCGCTCCCCCAGCGAACCCGGTCTCGATGCCTTGGTGCATGCGGCCGGTTATGTCCAGCCCGGACTCCTGGCCTGGCTCGAGCCCGCCGACCTGCGCCGCCAATTGGAGGTCAACACCGTTGGCGCCCACGCCACCACCCGGGCCCTCCTGCCCGCCCTGCGTGCCCGCCGGGGACGGGGAGTCTGGATCAGCTCGGTCAGCGGACGCGTCTCTCTTCCCGGTATCGGCGCCTACGCCGCTTCCAAATTCGCCCTTGAAGCCCTGGCCGATGCCTGGCGCATCGAATTGGCCGGCGATGGCATCCCGTTGACGCTGATCGAACCCGGCCCGGTGGCCACGCCGATCTGGGACAAGGCCGACCGGGCCATGGAACCCTTCCGCCAACAGGCCGGGCCCGGTTTGCTCGCCGCCATGCGCGGGCGGATCGAGGATGGCAAACGGGAGGCCATTCCCGTGGCCGAAGTCACCCGGGCCGTCCTGCGCGTGCTGGACCAGAAACGTCCCCCGGCGCGGGTGATGCTCAGCCGCGAGGCTTGGGCTGTGCGTCTTCTGCGCTCCCTCCCCGACCGCGTGCGCGACGCCCTGGTGTTACGCCAATTCCAATCCCTTGTGAAGGCAGGCAACAATCCATCCACCTAG
- a CDS encoding glycine zipper domain-containing protein, with product MENPSLPPVPPPPAHSPSPKPSDKTPWIIGGVIGLGVAVLGFLLLLLVGGLVFFFVTRSPGPVAVSSANANPPAAIPQPQSQPVSGTPLAAPTFEAWQKALEQVGSTEVPAPPVEGSAPGLWDKWFSLPSERTIAADFSRSLPAGWSLEGFDTVAWAAKPDGLQVTYRVRLRGNSTLLAVPVVSLLPDKDASGPLRKWTPLLIGAPGLPAGLGYATTEARPVIQAGEVRELYWTVRRLIKTGGRWSAGEADPIVYLRNNAYESRLLALPGRRHVLLRTEAEIQAAAAQEAESRRLASDRWIDIQSRVAAFRSQAMSDVPSAAADTRGRSGTGTPTKTGIGVLSGAAVGGGIGAAAGDGEGAAIGAGAGALLGGIIAYNVGRSDEKRAAAARNSARQQAINSANARTKAYEAQLCQEAENELKAAAGAHNARLVAVP from the coding sequence ATGGAAAACCCATCCCTACCGCCTGTCCCTCCCCCGCCCGCGCATTCCCCATCGCCCAAGCCCTCGGACAAAACCCCTTGGATCATCGGTGGGGTGATTGGTTTGGGTGTGGCGGTGCTCGGCTTCCTGCTCCTGTTGCTGGTGGGTGGCCTGGTCTTTTTCTTTGTCACCCGTTCGCCCGGCCCGGTAGCGGTTTCGTCCGCGAATGCGAACCCCCCGGCCGCCATACCACAACCACAATCCCAGCCGGTCTCCGGGACGCCCCTGGCCGCCCCGACATTCGAGGCCTGGCAGAAGGCGTTGGAGCAGGTCGGTTCGACCGAGGTGCCCGCCCCACCCGTCGAGGGAAGTGCTCCCGGCCTGTGGGACAAATGGTTTTCCCTCCCTTCCGAACGCACGATCGCGGCGGACTTTTCCCGCAGTCTGCCCGCGGGGTGGTCGTTGGAGGGTTTTGACACGGTGGCCTGGGCGGCCAAGCCCGACGGACTCCAGGTGACCTACCGCGTCCGCCTGCGGGGCAACTCCACCTTGCTGGCCGTGCCGGTGGTGTCGCTGCTTCCCGACAAAGACGCCAGCGGACCGTTGCGCAAATGGACCCCGTTGTTGATCGGTGCCCCCGGCCTGCCCGCGGGTCTGGGTTACGCCACCACCGAAGCCCGCCCCGTCATCCAGGCCGGTGAGGTCCGGGAGCTGTATTGGACCGTGCGACGCCTGATCAAAACGGGGGGCCGTTGGTCGGCGGGTGAGGCCGATCCGATCGTCTATCTTCGCAACAACGCCTACGAGTCGCGTTTGCTGGCCCTGCCCGGACGCCGGCACGTCCTCCTCCGCACCGAGGCCGAAATCCAGGCGGCGGCGGCACAGGAAGCGGAAAGCCGGCGCCTGGCCTCCGACCGCTGGATCGACATCCAATCGCGCGTGGCTGCGTTCCGCTCGCAGGCCATGAGCGACGTGCCTTCTGCGGCGGCCGACACCCGGGGCCGGAGCGGCACCGGCACCCCGACCAAAACCGGCATCGGGGTCCTGTCCGGAGCAGCTGTCGGCGGGGGCATCGGCGCGGCCGCGGGAGACGGCGAGGGGGCGGCCATCGGTGCCGGAGCCGGGGCCCTGCTCGGCGGGATCATCGCTTACAATGTCGGTCGCAGCGATGAGAAGCGCGCGGCGGCGGCGCGCAACAGTGCCCGCCAGCAGGCGATCAACAGCGCCAACGCCCGTACCAAGGCCTACGAGGCCCAGCTTTGCCAGGAAGCCGAAAACGAACTCAAGGCCGCGGCCGGGGCGCACAACGCCCGTTTGGTCGCCGTTCCCTGA